Proteins encoded together in one Acidobacteriota bacterium window:
- a CDS encoding SLC26A/SulP transporter family protein, with amino-acid sequence MTREAPNPLAGDFWGGFAAMLVALPSAIAFGVTIYSPLGGSYAAQGALAGIVGTAALGVVASTFGGTKRLITAPCAPAAAVLSALTIELVAKGIQPQQIILMLAGVALLCGIFQIIFGLIHFGTLIKYMPYPVVSGYLSGVGLIIIVSQVPKFLGVPGGTSFWHALAGLGLWRWQSVLVGAVTIIVMVLAPKLTKAVPAAILALAAGVATYFALALTGRAMLTLAGNRFVVGPLGTSTAGFFDSIALRWRAVGGMSAEQFVILVVPALTLAVLLSIDTLKTCLVLDTITRSRHDSNRELIGQGLGNLASTAVGGIPGAGTMGATLVNISSGAQTRRSGLIEGVLAIVTLVLLGPAIAWVPIAALAGILIVVGVRMFDRKSLLLLRSRSTILDFAVIVAVVIVAETVGLIPASAVGLGLAIMLFLREQIGGAVVRRKLYGNEMFSKQVRLPGEMAMLEQRGGRTVIYELQGSLFFGTTDQLYSALEPELKNTERAYFILDMRRVQSVDVTAAHMLENIEHLLRERGGFLIFSHLPLNVPTGQHLENYFDQVGLVRGERRVRTFGHRDEALEWVEDHILGGALLERADEQPLELREIELFKARTDETIAALADCMAMKSYKAGQAIFARGDTGDSLFLIRRGTVRIMLPLSGRTPYHLATFSSGDFFGEMAFLDSNPRSADAVAVGDTDVFALSRARFDELAQQHRILAMNLLESLARALATRMRHTDREISALQDS; translated from the coding sequence TTGACCCGCGAAGCTCCCAATCCACTTGCAGGCGATTTCTGGGGCGGCTTTGCCGCCATGCTCGTCGCCTTACCCTCGGCCATCGCCTTCGGCGTGACCATCTATTCGCCGCTCGGCGGCAGTTACGCCGCGCAGGGAGCCCTCGCCGGCATCGTCGGCACCGCCGCGCTGGGCGTGGTCGCTTCGACTTTTGGCGGGACCAAGCGCCTGATCACCGCACCCTGCGCGCCCGCTGCCGCCGTGCTCTCCGCGCTCACCATCGAACTGGTCGCCAAAGGGATACAGCCGCAGCAGATCATCCTCATGCTCGCCGGCGTAGCGCTGCTGTGCGGCATCTTCCAGATAATCTTCGGACTCATCCACTTCGGCACGCTCATCAAGTACATGCCGTATCCCGTGGTCAGCGGATACCTCAGCGGCGTGGGCCTCATCATCATCGTGAGCCAGGTGCCAAAGTTCCTCGGCGTGCCCGGCGGTACTTCGTTCTGGCATGCGCTCGCCGGCTTAGGACTCTGGCGGTGGCAAAGCGTGCTCGTCGGCGCCGTCACCATCATCGTGATGGTGCTCGCGCCCAAGCTCACCAAGGCGGTCCCTGCGGCCATCCTCGCGCTGGCTGCCGGCGTGGCGACGTACTTTGCGCTCGCGCTCACCGGCCGCGCAATGCTCACGCTTGCCGGCAATCGGTTCGTGGTGGGACCACTGGGCACCTCGACGGCCGGCTTCTTCGATTCCATCGCGCTGCGCTGGCGTGCCGTCGGCGGCATGAGCGCGGAGCAGTTCGTCATCCTCGTGGTCCCCGCACTCACGCTGGCAGTGCTGCTTTCCATCGACACGCTCAAGACCTGCTTGGTGCTCGACACCATCACGCGCAGCCGCCACGATTCCAACCGCGAGCTCATCGGACAAGGCCTCGGCAACCTCGCCTCCACCGCCGTCGGCGGCATCCCCGGCGCCGGGACCATGGGGGCAACGCTGGTCAACATCTCGAGTGGCGCGCAGACCCGCCGCTCCGGACTGATCGAAGGTGTGCTCGCCATCGTCACCTTGGTGCTGCTTGGACCGGCGATCGCCTGGGTGCCGATCGCCGCGCTGGCCGGCATCCTCATCGTGGTGGGCGTGCGCATGTTCGACCGCAAGAGCCTGCTGCTACTGCGTTCGCGTTCCACCATCCTCGACTTCGCCGTGATCGTGGCCGTAGTCATCGTTGCCGAGACGGTGGGATTGATCCCCGCTTCGGCCGTGGGGCTGGGCCTGGCCATCATGCTTTTCCTGCGCGAGCAGATCGGCGGCGCGGTCGTGCGCCGCAAACTTTATGGCAACGAGATGTTCTCGAAGCAAGTGCGCCTGCCCGGCGAGATGGCGATGCTCGAGCAGCGCGGCGGTCGCACCGTGATCTACGAGTTGCAGGGCAGCCTCTTTTTCGGCACCACCGACCAGCTCTACAGCGCGCTCGAGCCGGAGCTGAAGAACACGGAGCGTGCGTATTTCATCCTCGACATGCGCCGCGTGCAGTCTGTCGACGTCACCGCTGCGCACATGCTCGAGAACATCGAGCACCTCCTGCGCGAGCGTGGTGGCTTCCTCATCTTCAGCCATCTGCCGCTCAACGTCCCCACCGGACAACATCTGGAAAACTACTTTGACCAGGTCGGGCTCGTTCGCGGGGAGCGCCGCGTGCGTACCTTTGGCCACCGTGACGAGGCGCTCGAGTGGGTGGAAGACCACATCCTCGGCGGCGCATTGCTCGAACGCGCCGACGAGCAGCCGCTCGAGCTTCGCGAGATCGAGCTTTTCAAAGCGCGAACGGACGAGACCATCGCTGCGCTCGCCGATTGTATGGCGATGAAGTCCTACAAGGCCGGGCAGGCCATCTTCGCGCGCGGCGATACCGGCGACTCGCTCTTCCTCATCCGCCGTGGGACGGTGCGCATCATGCTGCCGCTGAGCGGCCGCACTCCGTATCACCTGGCCACGTTCAGCAGCGGGGATTTCTTCGGCGAGATGGCATTCCTCGATAGCAACCCACGCTCGGCCGACGCCGTCGCTGTGGGCGACACCGACGTGTTCGCGCTCTCCCGCGCGCGCTTCGATGAGCTCGCGCAGCAGCACAGAATACTTGCCATGAACCTGCTGGAAAGCCTGGCGCGCGCCCTCGCCACCCGCATGCGCCATACCGACCGCGAGATCAGCGCGCTGCAGGATTCGTGA
- a CDS encoding glycoside hydrolase, giving the protein MRKSLWSALLLIILTSLSAAQDLRPDLGWLRWRNVGPFRGGRTRAVCGVPQQPNVFYLAQVNGGVFKTADFGHTWTPIFDAQPTASVGSIAVAPSDPNIIYVGSGEGLHRPDLSVGDGVYRSTDAGKTWSHLGLRDGQQIPQIAVDPHDPQRLYVAVAGHPYGPNEERGIFRSTNGGQTFERVLYKDENTGGADVVIDPSNPLIVYAALWEAREGPWENAAWNGTGGGIFRSSDGGSTWTQLAGGLPEGVVQANLAIAPSQPARLIATVATKSGVKLYRTDDGGATWTVITDDARPAGRIGGGDLSVPRIDPKNPDVVYVASTVSWKSTDGGKTWNALRGAPGGDDYQNVWINPTDPNIILLGSDQGAVITVNGGASWSEWYNQPTAQVYHVSADNAFPYRLCSGQQESGSVCISSRGNDGEITMREWHPVAAEEYGYVAADPLDPDIVYGGKLSRYDRRTAQAQNILPKFFRATDFRMLRTEPVVFSPVDPRALYFATNVLWKTTTAGKTWQQISPDLTRKTYDLPVSIGKYRNEDTAKAVQRGVIYAVAPSPLDVNRIWTGTDDGLVHLTSDGGKTWKDVTPQPLTPWQKVSIIDAGHFDAQTAYAAINTLRLDDLRPHIYRTHDGGTNWQEIVTGIGQSENVNAVREDPKRKGLLFAATERGVYVSFDDGDHWQSLRNNLPASSARDVIVKGDDLAVGTHGRGFWIIDNITALRQITAQTLTEPAFLFQPQLARRVRWDMNTDTPLPPDTPAGENPPDGAIIDYSLRSNASGPVTLEIKDAAGKTVRKYSSADPVPPPDPKLAIPPYWLRPPQVLATEAGTHRFLWDMHHTPLPGKPEYPIAAVPHNTAPDATSPWAMPGQYTVVLTAGGKSYARPLTVEMDPRVRTSAADLALQFRMSYQVYQDLQALAAPLEAMDALRTELEERKQQAGANADVAKAIDDFTHQLDAIQGVAVRRSVPTTEPLTLSLVSGRLGQLFGVLQEVDAAPTAQAVANVNELHAAIPGLTAKWKTLQSADLAALNAKLRAAGLAEIKVEEKPLSRVIGVDMNVRAGEVAGEE; this is encoded by the coding sequence ATGCGAAAGAGCCTGTGGTCTGCCCTTCTGCTTATCATCCTTACTTCGCTGTCGGCGGCGCAGGATCTCCGTCCCGACCTCGGCTGGCTGCGCTGGCGCAATGTAGGACCATTCCGCGGCGGGCGTACGCGCGCCGTCTGCGGCGTGCCGCAACAACCGAACGTGTTCTACCTCGCGCAGGTGAACGGCGGCGTCTTTAAGACGGCCGACTTCGGGCACACCTGGACGCCGATCTTCGACGCGCAACCAACCGCTTCGGTGGGCTCGATCGCGGTCGCGCCCTCGGATCCCAACATCATCTATGTAGGCTCGGGTGAAGGACTGCACCGGCCGGACCTCTCCGTCGGCGACGGCGTTTATAGATCCACCGACGCGGGCAAGACGTGGAGTCACCTCGGTCTGCGCGACGGGCAGCAGATCCCGCAGATCGCCGTCGATCCGCATGATCCGCAGCGCTTGTATGTGGCGGTGGCGGGACATCCGTACGGCCCGAATGAAGAGCGCGGCATCTTTCGCTCCACCAATGGCGGCCAGACGTTCGAGCGCGTGCTCTACAAAGACGAGAACACCGGTGGCGCCGACGTGGTCATCGATCCATCGAATCCCCTGATCGTCTACGCGGCGCTGTGGGAGGCGCGCGAAGGTCCGTGGGAGAACGCCGCGTGGAACGGTACCGGCGGCGGCATCTTTCGTTCCAGCGACGGCGGCAGCACATGGACGCAGCTGGCCGGCGGCCTGCCCGAAGGCGTGGTGCAGGCGAACCTGGCCATCGCGCCGAGCCAGCCGGCGCGGCTGATCGCGACGGTGGCGACGAAGAGCGGGGTAAAGCTCTATCGCACGGATGACGGCGGCGCGACCTGGACGGTGATCACCGACGACGCGCGTCCCGCAGGCCGCATCGGCGGCGGCGATCTTTCCGTACCACGCATCGATCCCAAGAATCCTGACGTGGTCTATGTGGCCAGCACGGTGAGTTGGAAATCCACCGACGGCGGCAAGACGTGGAACGCGCTGCGCGGCGCGCCCGGAGGCGACGACTACCAGAACGTCTGGATCAATCCCACCGACCCGAACATCATCCTGCTCGGCTCCGACCAGGGCGCGGTCATCACCGTGAACGGCGGCGCGAGTTGGAGCGAGTGGTACAACCAGCCCACGGCGCAGGTCTACCACGTGAGCGCGGACAACGCGTTTCCCTATCGGCTGTGCAGCGGGCAGCAGGAGAGCGGTTCGGTGTGCATCTCGAGCCGCGGCAACGATGGCGAGATCACGATGCGCGAGTGGCATCCGGTGGCGGCCGAAGAATATGGATACGTGGCTGCCGACCCGCTCGATCCCGACATCGTCTACGGCGGCAAGCTCTCGCGCTACGACCGGCGCACGGCGCAAGCGCAGAACATCCTGCCCAAATTCTTCCGCGCGACCGACTTTCGCATGCTGCGCACCGAGCCGGTCGTCTTTTCGCCCGTCGATCCGCGCGCGCTTTACTTTGCGACCAATGTCTTGTGGAAGACGACGACCGCAGGCAAGACCTGGCAGCAGATATCGCCCGACCTCACGCGCAAGACCTACGACCTTCCGGTAAGTATCGGTAAGTACAGGAATGAAGACACCGCGAAGGCCGTGCAGCGCGGCGTGATCTACGCCGTGGCGCCGTCACCACTCGATGTCAACCGTATCTGGACGGGAACCGACGATGGGCTCGTCCACCTGACCAGCGACGGCGGAAAGACGTGGAAAGACGTCACGCCGCAGCCGCTTACGCCGTGGCAGAAGGTTTCCATCATCGACGCCGGACACTTCGACGCGCAGACCGCCTATGCCGCCATCAACACGCTGCGTCTCGACGATCTGCGGCCGCACATCTACCGCACACACGATGGCGGCACCAACTGGCAGGAGATCGTCACCGGGATCGGGCAGAGCGAGAATGTGAATGCCGTCCGCGAAGATCCCAAGCGCAAAGGGCTGCTCTTCGCGGCGACCGAGCGCGGAGTCTACGTCTCATTCGACGATGGCGACCACTGGCAATCGCTGCGCAACAACCTGCCCGCAAGCTCGGCGCGCGACGTCATCGTGAAGGGTGACGATCTTGCCGTGGGCACGCACGGGCGCGGCTTCTGGATCATCGACAACATCACTGCGCTGCGCCAGATCACTGCCCAGACCCTCACTGAGCCGGCGTTCCTGTTCCAGCCGCAGCTGGCGCGCCGGGTACGCTGGGACATGAACACGGACACACCTTTGCCGCCGGATACGCCTGCGGGCGAGAATCCGCCGGATGGCGCCATCATCGACTATTCCTTGAGGTCGAACGCGAGCGGCCCCGTGACGCTCGAGATCAAAGACGCGGCCGGCAAGACGGTGCGTAAATATTCCAGCGCCGACCCGGTGCCGCCGCCCGATCCGAAGCTCGCCATCCCACCGTATTGGTTGCGTCCGCCGCAGGTGCTCGCGACGGAAGCGGGCACACATCGTTTCCTGTGGGACATGCACCACACCCCGCTGCCGGGCAAGCCGGAGTATCCCATCGCCGCCGTGCCGCACAACACCGCACCCGACGCGACCTCGCCGTGGGCCATGCCCGGGCAGTACACCGTGGTGCTGACCGCCGGCGGAAAAAGCTACGCGCGGCCGCTGACGGTCGAGATGGACCCGCGCGTGAGGACTTCGGCGGCGGACCTGGCGCTGCAATTCCGCATGAGCTACCAGGTCTACCAGGACTTGCAGGCGCTCGCGGCGCCACTCGAAGCGATGGATGCGCTGCGCACCGAGCTTGAGGAGCGCAAGCAGCAAGCCGGTGCCAACGCCGACGTCGCGAAAGCGATCGACGACTTCACCCACCAGCTCGACGCGATCCAGGGCGTGGCGGTGCGTCGCTCAGTGCCGACGACCGAGCCGCTCACGCTCTCGCTCGTCAGCGGACGCCTTGGCCAGCTCTTCGGCGTGCTGCAAGAGGTGGACGCGGCGCCGACGGCGCAGGCTGTGGCGAACGTGAACGAGTTGCACGCAGCCATCCCCGGGCTGACCGCGAAGTGGAAGACGTTGCAATCCGCCGACCTCGCAGCCTTGAACGCGAAGCTGCGCGCGGCGGGACTGGCGGAGATCAAGGTGGAAGAGAAGCCGCTAAGTCGAGTAATCGGCGTTGATATGAACGTACGCGCTGGTGAGGTCGCAGGTGAGGAATAG
- the argJ gene encoding bifunctional glutamate N-acetyltransferase/amino-acid acetyltransferase ArgJ — protein sequence MSVSTVGNGELHVPGGFRFASAKAGLKASRNPDLALAIAADGATAAAIFTRNHVVAAPLIVGRKHLAKSRGRVRAVLVNSGNANCATGPAGIRTCNETCRALAKALRVAPHEVFPSSTGIIGVPLPGEKIIATIPEVVAGAAAGVAALCAFAHAIMTTDTRPKIASAQFRIEGKTGKTVTIAGVAKGAGMIHPNMATMLAYIFTDAVAPAASLRRELRTAADISFNCISVDGDTSTNDTVLLLASGASGVRLATAATRRAFAQALLQVCQSLAEQIIADGEGVQHVVRLHIEQARSKTEALQVAQTIATSSLVKTAWAGADPNWGRILAAAGRSGVALDPARIEIRFGTIRVCEEGRAARFDAQAAHQYLSQPSYDVTVRLGRGKASALFLTCDLTSAYVHINADYST from the coding sequence ATGAGCGTGAGTACCGTTGGAAACGGCGAACTGCACGTTCCTGGCGGCTTTCGGTTCGCATCGGCTAAGGCCGGACTGAAAGCCAGCCGCAATCCCGACCTCGCACTCGCCATCGCCGCCGACGGCGCGACCGCCGCCGCCATCTTCACGCGCAACCATGTGGTCGCCGCGCCGCTGATCGTGGGACGCAAACACCTGGCAAAGTCGCGCGGTCGTGTGCGCGCCGTGCTGGTCAACTCCGGCAACGCCAACTGTGCCACCGGTCCGGCGGGGATTCGGACATGCAACGAAACCTGTCGTGCGCTGGCGAAGGCGCTCCGGGTCGCGCCCCATGAAGTCTTTCCATCGTCCACCGGGATCATCGGCGTCCCGCTGCCGGGCGAGAAGATCATCGCGACTATTCCCGAGGTTGTCGCCGGCGCTGCCGCCGGCGTAGCCGCGCTGTGCGCGTTCGCGCACGCCATCATGACAACGGATACGCGGCCAAAGATCGCGTCCGCGCAGTTCCGCATAGAAGGGAAGACAGGCAAGACCGTCACCATCGCCGGCGTGGCCAAGGGCGCCGGCATGATCCACCCCAACATGGCGACGATGCTGGCTTACATCTTTACTGACGCCGTCGCTCCCGCGGCCAGTCTGCGCCGCGAGTTGCGCACGGCAGCGGACATCAGCTTCAACTGCATCTCGGTGGATGGCGACACCTCGACCAACGACACCGTGCTCCTGCTCGCCAGCGGGGCTTCGGGTGTGCGGCTTGCCACTGCTGCGACGCGCCGCGCGTTTGCGCAAGCACTGCTCCAAGTCTGCCAGTCGTTGGCCGAGCAGATCATCGCCGACGGCGAAGGCGTGCAGCACGTGGTCCGGCTACACATCGAACAGGCGCGCTCGAAAACAGAAGCACTCCAGGTCGCGCAGACCATCGCCACATCATCTCTGGTGAAGACCGCGTGGGCCGGCGCCGATCCCAACTGGGGACGCATCCTCGCCGCCGCCGGCCGCAGCGGTGTAGCGCTCGATCCCGCGCGCATCGAGATCCGCTTTGGAACCATTCGCGTGTGTGAAGAGGGAAGGGCCGCCCGCTTCGACGCGCAGGCGGCCCATCAATACCTCTCGCAACCGAGTTACGACGTCACGGTCCGCCTCGGTCGCGGCAAAGCGAGCGCGCTATTCCTCACCTGCGACCTCACCAGCGCGTACGTTCATATCAACGCCGATTACTCGACTTAG
- a CDS encoding N-acetyltransferase, with translation MRTRRAVLPDAESIHALIAQYSHDGTLLPRTLNEVCENVRDFTVVVDRGRIVGCGALHLYGAHLTEIRSIAVAPNVTGKGAGAMLVHALLREARHHRVDCVCLFTRIPEFFARFGFRVAAREELPDKIYKDCLNCPRLHACDEIAMVRGELPTRAVLGELPILLPTIRPTA, from the coding sequence ATGCGTACGCGTAGAGCTGTTCTCCCCGACGCGGAAAGCATCCACGCGCTCATCGCGCAATACTCGCACGATGGCACGTTGTTGCCGCGCACCCTTAACGAGGTCTGCGAGAACGTGCGCGACTTCACCGTGGTCGTCGATCGCGGACGCATCGTCGGTTGCGGCGCGCTTCACCTCTACGGCGCGCACCTCACCGAGATCCGCTCCATCGCCGTCGCGCCCAACGTCACTGGAAAAGGCGCAGGCGCGATGCTGGTCCACGCCCTGCTGCGCGAGGCGCGTCATCATCGCGTGGACTGTGTCTGCCTGTTCACCCGAATTCCGGAATTCTTCGCGCGCTTCGGATTCCGCGTCGCCGCGCGCGAGGAGCTTCCTGACAAGATCTACAAGGATTGCCTGAACTGCCCGCGGCTGCACGCCTGCGACGAGATCGCGATGGTGCGCGGCGAGCTGCCCACGCGAGCGGTCCTTGGCGAGCTGCCCATCCTGTTGCCCACGATCCGTCCCACGGCATGA